Proteins co-encoded in one Arachis hypogaea cultivar Tifrunner chromosome 13, arahy.Tifrunner.gnm2.J5K5, whole genome shotgun sequence genomic window:
- the LOC140177637 gene encoding uncharacterized protein, whose product MVEYATIVNGGRLFQQLLVDCFSMIEAQRLTYYRNNQTKVRSDIYKGIQDVVVRDETRASKAGKRVIIPASFTGGMRYMFNNCQDAMAICKKYGYLDLFITMTCNSSWQEIGRVNNPRNLKVEDWPDISCRVFKIKLDIIISDLKVFSKSSCMKDGYCTEYYPKTFSRTAVIDDSGYPSCRRRDTGVITEKKGVHMDNRNVYCNKSNAIKYLFKYMNKGPDRVAVGVTKEASNGEDAQVIDEIKQFYDCRYLSACEAVWRTLAYDIYQRWPSVMRLTFHLPEEQNIIFKDDDDLEKIVEEEEGKCDIYYMRILEFITTINEVAELASGHQLRKLFAMLLISNSISNPERVWNATWTLLAEGILYERRKALKNQGLNMTDDELKNLCLIEIEKILNSNARSLRDYQSMPYPEMSDVCLFQNNLIEEELAYDTNELTHTNLYTE is encoded by the exons TGACCTACTATCGAAACAACCAAACCAAGGTGAGGAGTGATATATATAAAGGGATTCAAGATGTAGTTGTTAGGGATGAGACTCGTGCTTCGAAAGCAGGTAAACGTGTCATCATACCCGCGTCCTTCACTGGTGGCATGAGATACATGTTTAATAATTGTCAAGATGCTATGGCAATTTGTAAGAAATATGGATATCTAGACCTTTTTATCACAATGACATGTAACTCGAGTTGGCAAGAGATTGGCAGGGTTAACAATCCAAGGAACTTAAAGGTTGAAGACTGGCCAGATATATCGTGTAGAGTGTTCAAAATTAAGCTTGACATAATAATCTCGGATCTTAA AGTTTTCTCAAAATCTTCCTGCATGAAAGATGGGTACTGCACTGAATATTATCCCAAAACATTCAGTAGAACCGCAGTTATCGATGATAGTGGATACCCATCATGTAGAAGACGAGACACAGGAGTGATTACTGAGAAAAAGGGAGTCCATATGGATAATAGGAATGTG TACTGCAACAAGTCAAATGCTATCAAATATTTGTTCAAGTACATGAATAAAGGTCCAGACAGGGTAGCAGTTGGAGTTACAAAGGAAGCTTCCAATGGAGAGGATGCTCAGGTTATTGATGAGATCAAACAATTTTATGATTGCAGATATTTGTCTGCATGTGAGGCTGTGTGGAGAACTTTAGCTTATGATATTTATCAGAGGTGGCCTTCAGTGATGAGATTAACCTTTCATTTGCCTGAAGagcaaaatatcatctttaaagacGATGACGATCTTGAGAAAAtcgtggaagaagaggaaggaaaat gtgatatttattatatgagaatttt GGAATTCATTACAACTATTAATGAGGTAGCTGAACTTGCATCtggtcatcaattgagaaaaTTATTTGCGATGCTACTGATATCTAATAGCATTAGCAACCCAGAGCGTGTTTGGAACGCAACTTGGACATTATTAGCTGAAGGAATACTATATGAGAGGAGAAAAGCTTTGAAAAACCAAg GACTAAACATGACTGATGACGAATTGAAAAACCTCTGCcttattgagattgagaagataCTCAACAGCAATGCGAGATCTTTAAGAGACTATCAATCAATGCCATACCCTGAGATGTCTGATGTTTGCCTTTTTCAGAATAATCTAATAGAGGAGGAGTTAGCATATGACACAAATGAGTTGACTCATACAAACTTATATACGGAATAA